One Streptomyces sp. CNQ-509 DNA window includes the following coding sequences:
- a CDS encoding aldo/keto reductase: MPPIPRLGLGCANLGNLYRAMPDATAAEIVETAFAHGYGYFDTAPHYGVGLSEERLGRALAGRPRDSYTVSTKVGRRLRPLGPGETEHAHDFVDTPARGRVWDLSRDGIRATLESSLERLGLDRVEIAYLHDVENHLPQVYETAFAALAELKAEKVVGAIGFGMNFSDHLGRLVADLDVDVVLCAGRWTLLERSAYDDLLPVCERRGTSVVVGGVYNTGLLADPRPGGRFHYGEAPAEVVERARGIAEVCGEFGVPLKAAALRYPFAHPAVVSVIPGASRTRDVRENAEMFAYDIPDALWLALVELGLLDADLPLPAATGG, translated from the coding sequence ATGCCCCCCATACCCAGGCTCGGCCTCGGCTGCGCCAACCTCGGCAACCTCTACCGGGCGATGCCGGACGCCACCGCGGCCGAGATCGTCGAGACCGCGTTCGCGCACGGCTACGGCTACTTCGACACCGCGCCCCACTACGGCGTCGGGCTGTCGGAGGAGCGCCTCGGCCGTGCGCTCGCGGGCCGGCCGCGGGACTCGTACACCGTGTCCACCAAGGTCGGCCGGCGGCTGCGGCCCCTCGGCCCGGGGGAGACCGAGCACGCCCACGACTTCGTCGATACCCCGGCCCGCGGCCGGGTGTGGGACCTGAGCCGGGACGGGATCAGGGCGACGCTGGAGTCGTCCCTGGAGCGGCTGGGGCTCGACCGGGTGGAGATCGCGTACCTCCACGACGTCGAGAACCACCTGCCGCAGGTGTACGAGACGGCCTTCGCGGCGCTCGCGGAGCTGAAGGCGGAGAAGGTCGTCGGCGCCATCGGCTTCGGCATGAACTTCAGCGACCACCTGGGCCGGCTCGTCGCCGACCTCGACGTCGACGTGGTGCTCTGCGCCGGCCGCTGGACGCTGCTGGAGCGGAGCGCGTACGACGACCTGCTGCCCGTCTGCGAGCGGCGCGGCACCTCCGTCGTCGTCGGCGGTGTCTACAACACCGGGCTGCTCGCCGACCCGCGGCCCGGCGGGCGGTTCCACTATGGCGAGGCGCCGGCCGAGGTGGTGGAGCGAGCGCGCGGAATCGCCGAGGTGTGCGGCGAGTTCGGGGTGCCGCTGAAGGCGGCGGCGCTGCGCTACCCGTTCGCGCACCCGGCGGTGGTCTCCGTCATCCCGGGCGCCTCCCGCACCCGGGACGTCCGGGAGAACGCGGAGATGTTCGCGTACGACATCCCCGACGCGCTCTGGCTCGCGCTCGTCGAACTCGGGCTGCTCGACGCCGACCTGCCGCTGCCCGCGGCCACCGGAGGCTGA
- a CDS encoding ABC transporter permease has protein sequence MEKKPQLQLGGVEIDLGRWRDFSLVPVIFVLGVIGFIVSPAFLTSDNLIGVVQQSTELGLLVLAQALILISGRMDLSLESTIGVAPVIALWLVLPAEGGRFTGIELLPSGTSIFLCLLVGAVIGLFNGFLILKLRVNGFIATLGMLVMLRGLHEGITGGKSIIEVPESFAYLGKESWLGVPAAVYVCLGLYAVGGLMLGYLRHGRALYAIGGNPEAARAAGIRVDRITWIVLAIGGMLAAFAGVLYTGHYGSVSAGQGKDMIFQVFAAAVIGGISLRGGRGTLFGALTGVLTLQLVINVMTLAGVPAEWTKFLNGAIIIVALVISRFVSGEKQD, from the coding sequence GTGGAGAAGAAGCCGCAGTTGCAGCTCGGCGGGGTGGAGATCGACCTCGGCCGCTGGCGCGACTTCTCGCTCGTACCCGTCATCTTCGTGCTCGGCGTGATCGGCTTCATCGTCTCGCCCGCCTTCCTCACCTCCGACAACCTCATCGGCGTCGTCCAGCAGTCCACCGAACTCGGGCTGCTGGTCCTCGCCCAGGCCCTCATCCTCATCAGCGGCCGGATGGATCTCTCGCTGGAGTCGACGATCGGCGTCGCGCCGGTGATCGCGCTCTGGCTCGTCCTGCCCGCGGAGGGCGGCCGGTTCACCGGCATCGAACTGCTGCCGTCCGGCACGTCGATCTTCCTCTGCCTCCTCGTCGGCGCCGTCATCGGGCTCTTCAACGGCTTCCTCATCCTGAAGCTCAGAGTCAACGGCTTCATCGCCACGCTCGGCATGCTGGTCATGCTGCGCGGCCTGCACGAGGGCATCACGGGCGGCAAGTCCATCATCGAGGTGCCCGAGTCCTTCGCCTACCTCGGCAAGGAGAGCTGGCTCGGCGTGCCCGCCGCCGTCTACGTCTGCCTCGGCCTCTACGCCGTCGGCGGGCTGATGCTCGGCTACCTGCGGCACGGGCGCGCGCTGTACGCCATCGGCGGCAACCCCGAGGCGGCGCGCGCCGCGGGCATCCGCGTCGACCGCATCACCTGGATCGTGCTGGCCATCGGCGGCATGCTCGCGGCCTTCGCCGGCGTGCTCTACACCGGCCACTACGGCTCGGTCTCCGCCGGCCAGGGCAAGGACATGATCTTCCAGGTGTTCGCCGCGGCGGTCATCGGCGGCATCAGCCTGCGCGGCGGGCGCGGCACCCTCTTCGGCGCGCTGACCGGTGTGCTGACGCTCCAGCTCGTCATCAACGTGATGACCCTCGCGGGCGTGCCGGCGGAGTGGACGAAGTTCCTCAACGGCGCGATCATCATCGTGGCCCTGGTCATTTCCCGGTTCGTCAGCGGCGAGAAACAGGACTGA
- a CDS encoding sugar ABC transporter ATP-binding protein yields the protein MPAAPRPAVRADGVVKRFGPTLALDGVHLEVAAGEAHALVGRNGAGKSTLVSVLTGMERPDAGTVTFSGAPAPPFGDTAAWRAKVACVYQKLMIVPDLTVAENLFLNRYTGGGAINWRRLRSRARELLAAYGVEVDPSARAKDLGVEQRQFVEIARALSFGARLIILDEPTARLDAGGIDRLFGKLRELQRQGVAFLFISHHLQEVYELCDTVTVFRDARHILTAPVSGLPKEDLVAAMTGEGAPAGAGGPAALPRQATAASGAEPVLRAHALAVAGAYEPLDLAVRAGEVVGLAGAAASGNTVIGETLVGMRAPDGGRVEVRGTAVRTGSVPHALEAGIGYVPEDRHVQGLVPGRSVAENATLTVADQLGPYGTVLPSRTRRFAQRMIESLDIKTSGPAQDVDGLSGGNQQKVVIARALARDPGVLVAIKPTAGVDVKSKDALLGVVRRVADGGSGAVIVSDELDDLRVCDRVLALFHGRVIAEFGGGWTDRELVAAMEGIEPGARDPQQDHGTGTDQQDPHVQQDQHAQPDQSVEPDQRDQPEKGQQA from the coding sequence GTGCCCGCGGCGCCCCGCCCCGCTGTACGCGCCGACGGCGTCGTCAAACGCTTCGGCCCCACGCTCGCGCTCGACGGCGTGCACCTGGAGGTCGCGGCCGGCGAGGCGCACGCCCTCGTCGGCCGCAACGGCGCCGGGAAGTCCACCCTCGTCTCCGTGCTCACCGGCATGGAGCGGCCCGACGCCGGCACCGTGACCTTCTCCGGCGCGCCCGCGCCGCCGTTCGGCGATACGGCGGCGTGGCGGGCGAAGGTCGCCTGCGTCTACCAGAAGCTCATGATCGTCCCGGACCTCACGGTCGCCGAGAACCTCTTCCTCAACCGCTACACCGGCGGCGGCGCCATCAACTGGCGCCGGCTGCGCTCGCGCGCCCGCGAACTGCTGGCGGCGTACGGCGTGGAGGTGGACCCCTCGGCGCGGGCGAAGGATCTCGGCGTCGAACAGCGGCAATTCGTGGAAATCGCGAGAGCCCTCAGCTTCGGCGCCCGGCTGATCATCCTCGACGAACCGACCGCCCGGCTCGACGCCGGCGGCATCGACCGGCTCTTCGGCAAGCTGCGCGAACTGCAGCGGCAGGGCGTCGCCTTCCTCTTCATCTCCCATCACCTCCAGGAGGTCTACGAACTCTGCGACACCGTCACCGTCTTCCGCGACGCCCGGCACATCCTCACCGCGCCGGTCTCCGGGCTGCCGAAGGAGGACCTGGTCGCGGCGATGACGGGCGAGGGCGCGCCCGCGGGCGCCGGGGGTCCCGCCGCGCTGCCGCGGCAGGCGACGGCGGCGAGCGGCGCCGAGCCCGTGCTGCGGGCGCACGCGCTGGCCGTGGCCGGTGCGTACGAGCCGCTGGACCTGGCCGTGCGCGCCGGGGAGGTCGTCGGCCTGGCCGGCGCCGCCGCCAGCGGCAACACGGTGATCGGCGAGACCCTCGTCGGCATGCGGGCGCCGGACGGCGGCCGGGTCGAGGTGCGCGGGACCGCCGTGCGCACCGGCAGCGTGCCGCACGCGCTGGAGGCCGGCATCGGGTACGTACCGGAGGACCGGCACGTGCAGGGCCTGGTGCCCGGGCGCAGCGTCGCGGAGAACGCCACGCTCACCGTCGCCGACCAACTGGGCCCGTACGGCACCGTGCTGCCCTCGCGCACCCGCCGGTTCGCGCAGCGCATGATCGAATCGCTGGACATCAAGACCTCGGGTCCCGCACAGGACGTCGACGGGCTCTCCGGGGGCAACCAGCAGAAGGTCGTGATCGCCCGCGCGCTCGCCCGGGACCCCGGCGTGCTCGTGGCGATCAAGCCGACCGCGGGGGTGGACGTGAAGTCCAAGGACGCCCTGCTGGGCGTCGTCCGGCGGGTGGCCGACGGCGGCAGCGGCGCCGTCATCGTCTCCGACGAACTGGACGACCTGCGCGTCTGCGACCGCGTGCTTGCGCTCTTCCACGGGCGGGTGATCGCGGAGTTCGGCGGCGGCTGGACCGACCGGGAACTGGTCGCCGCCATGGAGGGCATCGAACCGGGGGCCCGCGACCCGCAGCAGGACCACGGCACCGGCACGGACCAGCAGGACCCGCACGTACAGCAGGACCAGCACGCACAGCCAGACCAGTCAGTTGAACCCGACCAGCGGGATCAGCCGGAAAAGGGGCAGCAAGCATGA
- a CDS encoding sugar ABC transporter substrate-binding protein, with translation MLTRSLRTTAVAACTTLLALAPLTACNRGNDAAGADGQVGIDMPRTDTDFWNSYHQYLNKGVSDGVVDALPITNSQNDIGKLVANVQAFTDQGADAVIMAPQDTGAVASTLERLAEEDIPVVSVDTRPDKGDVYMVVRADNEAYGIKACEYLGEQLKGKGKVVEFQGDLASINGRDRSVAFKNCMDEKYPDMQVFELPTEWKGDVASAKLQSVLAKEKSIDGIYMQAGGAFLQPTLALLEQKGKLKPAGEDGHITIVSNDGIPEELDAIRSGKIDATVSQPADLYAEYALFYAQQALKGKEFKPGKTDHGSEIVKIPNGLEDQLPAPLVTKENVDDPELWANQLEKQG, from the coding sequence ATGCTGACTCGCAGCCTCCGCACGACGGCCGTCGCGGCCTGCACCACACTCCTCGCCCTCGCCCCGCTCACCGCCTGCAACCGCGGCAACGACGCGGCCGGAGCCGACGGCCAGGTCGGCATCGACATGCCGCGCACCGACACCGACTTCTGGAACTCCTACCACCAGTACCTGAACAAGGGCGTCTCGGACGGCGTGGTCGACGCCCTGCCGATCACCAACTCGCAGAACGACATCGGCAAGCTGGTCGCCAACGTGCAGGCGTTCACCGACCAGGGCGCCGACGCCGTCATCATGGCGCCGCAGGACACCGGCGCCGTGGCCTCCACGCTGGAGCGGCTGGCGGAGGAGGACATCCCCGTCGTCAGCGTCGACACCCGCCCCGACAAGGGCGACGTCTACATGGTCGTACGGGCCGACAACGAGGCGTACGGCATCAAGGCATGCGAGTACCTGGGCGAGCAGTTGAAGGGCAAGGGCAAGGTCGTGGAGTTCCAGGGCGACCTGGCCTCCATCAACGGCCGCGACCGCTCGGTGGCGTTCAAGAACTGCATGGACGAGAAGTACCCCGACATGCAGGTCTTCGAGCTGCCCACCGAGTGGAAGGGCGACGTCGCCTCCGCCAAGCTGCAGAGCGTCCTGGCCAAGGAGAAGTCGATCGACGGCATCTACATGCAGGCCGGCGGTGCCTTCCTGCAGCCCACCCTCGCGCTGCTGGAGCAGAAGGGGAAGCTCAAGCCCGCCGGGGAGGACGGCCACATCACGATCGTCTCCAACGACGGCATCCCCGAGGAGCTGGACGCCATCCGCTCCGGGAAGATCGACGCCACCGTCTCCCAGCCCGCCGACCTCTACGCCGAGTACGCGCTCTTCTACGCCCAGCAGGCGCTGAAGGGCAAGGAGTTCAAGCCGGGCAAGACCGACCACGGCTCGGAGATCGTCAAGATCCCGAACGGCCTGGAGGACCAGTTGCCGGCCCCGCTGGTCACCAAGGAGAACGTCGACGACCCCGAGCTGTGGGCCAACCAGCTCGAGAAGCAGGGCTGA
- a CDS encoding enolase C-terminal domain-like protein: protein MRPTVTDVDVSDIRFPTSLELDGSDAMHPDPDYSAAYVVIRTDHPGVEGHGFCFTIGRGNDVTAAAIRSLAPYVVGRPAPRTAAELAELCNTLTHDSQLRWLGPEKGVIHMAAGAVVNAAWDLAAGLAGLPVWEFLSRMSPEELVSLVDFRYLSDALTPDEALALLRAAEPGRAERAALLRAEGYPAYTTTPGWLGYSDEKLIQLSKAAVAEGFGQIKLKVGGDLDADVRRMRLAREAVGPDVRIAVDANQRWDVADAVRWMTALAPYAPHWIEEPTSPDDVLGHAAVRAGQPVKVATGEHVANRVMFKQLLQAGAVDFVQIDAARVAGVNENLAILLLAAKHGVPVCPHAGGVGLCELVQHLAMFDYVAVSGTREDRVIEYVDHLHEHFADPAVVLDGRYRAPEAPGFSARMLPESLAAHRYPDGPVWRAVAGRAQGS, encoded by the coding sequence ATGCGACCGACTGTCACCGATGTGGACGTCTCCGACATCCGCTTCCCCACCTCACTGGAGCTCGACGGGTCGGATGCCATGCACCCCGACCCGGACTACTCCGCCGCGTACGTCGTCATCCGCACCGACCACCCCGGCGTCGAGGGGCACGGCTTCTGCTTCACCATCGGCCGCGGCAACGACGTCACCGCCGCGGCCATCCGCTCCCTCGCGCCCTACGTCGTCGGCCGCCCCGCGCCGCGTACCGCCGCCGAGCTGGCCGAGCTCTGCAACACCCTCACCCACGACTCCCAACTGCGCTGGCTCGGCCCCGAGAAGGGCGTGATCCACATGGCCGCGGGCGCCGTGGTCAACGCCGCCTGGGACCTGGCCGCCGGGCTGGCGGGGCTGCCGGTCTGGGAGTTCCTGTCCCGCATGTCTCCCGAGGAGCTGGTGTCCCTCGTCGACTTCCGCTACCTCTCCGACGCCCTCACCCCCGACGAGGCGCTGGCCCTGCTCCGCGCCGCCGAGCCCGGCCGCGCCGAGCGGGCCGCGCTGCTGCGCGCCGAGGGCTACCCTGCGTACACCACCACCCCCGGCTGGCTCGGCTACTCCGACGAGAAGCTCATCCAGCTCTCCAAGGCAGCCGTCGCCGAGGGCTTCGGCCAGATCAAGCTGAAGGTCGGCGGTGACCTCGACGCGGACGTACGCCGCATGCGGCTCGCCCGCGAGGCCGTCGGCCCCGACGTGCGCATCGCCGTGGACGCCAACCAGCGCTGGGACGTCGCCGACGCCGTGCGCTGGATGACCGCCCTGGCCCCGTACGCGCCGCACTGGATCGAGGAGCCCACCAGCCCCGACGACGTGCTCGGCCACGCCGCCGTCCGCGCCGGGCAGCCGGTGAAGGTGGCCACCGGCGAACACGTCGCCAACCGCGTGATGTTCAAGCAACTGCTCCAGGCCGGCGCCGTCGACTTCGTGCAGATCGACGCCGCCCGGGTGGCCGGCGTCAACGAGAACCTGGCCATCCTGCTGCTCGCCGCCAAGCACGGCGTGCCGGTCTGCCCGCACGCCGGCGGCGTCGGCCTCTGCGAACTGGTGCAGCACCTGGCCATGTTCGACTATGTCGCCGTCTCCGGTACCCGCGAGGACCGCGTCATCGAGTACGTCGACCACCTGCACGAGCACTTCGCCGACCCGGCCGTCGTCCTCGACGGCCGCTACCGCGCACCCGAGGCCCCCGGCTTCTCCGCGCGCATGCTCCCCGAGTCGCTGGCCGCGCACCGCTACCCGGACGGCCCCGTCTGGCGCGCCGTGGCCGGGCGGGCCCAGGGGAGCTGA
- a CDS encoding PAC2 family protein translates to MIELEGLPELVDPVMICAFEGWNDAGDAASSAVGHLDREWKGEVFASLDAEDYYDFQVNRPTVTLHSGVRKVTWPTTQLSAVRIADADGKGNPRDLVLVRGIEPSMRWRSFCNEILGFAHELGVELVVLLGALLGDTPHTRPVPVTGVTSDPELAVSMDLEETRYEGPTGIVGILQEACTHAGVPTASLWAAVPHYVSQPPNPKATLALLNRLDDLIGVRIPLGELPEDARAWQLGVDQLAAEDSEVAEYVQTLEEARDTAELPEASGEAIAREFERYLRRRDPGAGPYLRDLSGPQPLADLTEREESRAPEERDGDREDDGGTEKAEGAAEPEEDGAEKDSGTAGDDGEKGSGTAGEGGDTGDTGDTGAAEDPDGTDRSTGDDTSGDGDADAGTDDGEGPGRDGEGEAGGKD, encoded by the coding sequence GTGATCGAGCTGGAGGGGCTGCCCGAGCTGGTCGATCCGGTGATGATCTGCGCCTTCGAGGGCTGGAACGACGCCGGTGACGCCGCCTCCTCGGCGGTCGGCCATCTCGACCGGGAGTGGAAGGGCGAGGTCTTCGCGTCACTGGACGCGGAGGACTACTACGACTTCCAGGTCAACCGCCCCACCGTCACCCTCCACAGCGGCGTACGGAAGGTCACCTGGCCCACCACGCAGTTGTCCGCGGTGCGGATCGCGGACGCCGACGGGAAGGGCAACCCGCGGGACCTGGTGCTCGTCCGCGGCATCGAGCCCAGCATGCGCTGGCGCTCGTTCTGCAACGAGATCCTGGGCTTCGCCCACGAGTTGGGCGTCGAGCTGGTCGTCCTGCTCGGCGCACTCCTCGGCGACACGCCGCACACCCGGCCCGTACCGGTGACGGGGGTGACCTCGGACCCGGAGCTGGCGGTGTCGATGGATCTGGAGGAGACCCGCTACGAGGGTCCGACCGGGATCGTCGGCATCCTCCAGGAGGCGTGCACGCACGCGGGCGTGCCGACCGCGAGCCTCTGGGCCGCCGTCCCGCACTACGTCTCCCAGCCGCCCAACCCGAAGGCCACCCTGGCGCTGCTCAACCGGCTCGACGACCTGATCGGCGTGCGCATCCCGCTGGGCGAACTGCCCGAGGACGCGCGGGCCTGGCAGTTGGGCGTGGACCAACTGGCCGCGGAGGACAGCGAGGTCGCGGAGTACGTGCAGACGCTGGAGGAGGCGCGCGACACCGCGGAGCTGCCGGAGGCGTCGGGCGAGGCGATCGCCCGCGAGTTCGAGCGCTATCTGCGCCGCCGGGACCCGGGCGCCGGACCGTATCTGCGCGACCTCTCCGGGCCGCAGCCCCTCGCCGACCTCACGGAGCGGGAGGAGTCCCGGGCGCCGGAGGAGCGCGACGGGGACCGCGAGGACGACGGCGGTACGGAGAAGGCGGAGGGCGCCGCGGAGCCGGAGGAGGACGGCGCCGAGAAGGATTCCGGGACCGCCGGGGACGACGGCGAGAAGGGCTCCGGGACGGCCGGGGAGGGCGGGGACACCGGAGACACCGGAGACACCGGGGCCGCGGAGGACCCGGACGGCACGGACCGCAGCACCGGCGACGACACCTCCGGCGATGGCGACGCAGACGCCGGGACCGACGACGGCGAGGGCCCCGGCCGCGACGGCGAGGGCGAGGCCGGCGGCAAGGACTGA
- the mshC gene encoding cysteine--1-D-myo-inosityl 2-amino-2-deoxy-alpha-D-glucopyranoside ligase: MHAWPAPEVPVLPGTGRDLRLHDTATGGLVTLDPGPEARIYVCGITPYDATHMGHAATYTAFDLVQRVWLDNKREVHYVQNVTDVDDPLLVRAAETGEDWTLLADRETDLFRDDMTALRNLPPREFVGAVEAIPRIVPLVEQLRDAGAAYELDGDIYFSVESDPRFGAVSGLDAATMRELSAERGGDPDRPGKKNPLDPLLWSAAREGEPSWDGGSLGRGRPGWHIECVAISLDHLGMTFDVQGGGSDLIFPHHEMGASHAQVLTGEFPFAKAYVHSGLVALDGEKMSKSKGNLVFVSQVRRDGVDPVAVRLALLAHHYRTDWEWTAHGLEEAERRLARWRDAVSRPEGPPAEGLVEEVRAALAEDLDSPAALAAVDRWAALQRAGGGTDTGAPGVVSRAVDALLGVAL; this comes from the coding sequence ATGCATGCCTGGCCTGCCCCCGAGGTCCCGGTGCTCCCCGGCACCGGCCGCGACCTCCGCCTCCACGACACCGCGACCGGAGGGCTCGTCACCCTCGATCCCGGCCCGGAGGCCCGCATCTACGTCTGCGGCATCACCCCCTACGACGCCACTCACATGGGGCACGCGGCCACGTACACCGCGTTCGACCTCGTGCAGCGCGTCTGGCTGGACAACAAGCGGGAGGTCCACTACGTCCAGAACGTCACGGACGTCGACGACCCGCTGCTCGTCCGGGCCGCCGAGACGGGCGAGGACTGGACCCTGCTCGCCGACCGCGAGACCGACCTGTTCCGCGACGACATGACGGCCCTGCGGAACCTGCCGCCGCGCGAGTTCGTCGGCGCGGTGGAGGCGATACCGCGGATCGTGCCCCTCGTGGAGCAACTGCGCGACGCCGGCGCGGCGTACGAGCTGGACGGCGACATCTACTTCTCGGTCGAGTCCGACCCCCGCTTCGGCGCCGTCTCCGGGCTCGACGCGGCCACCATGCGGGAGCTGTCCGCCGAGCGCGGCGGCGACCCCGATCGGCCGGGCAAGAAGAACCCCCTCGACCCGCTGCTCTGGAGTGCCGCCCGCGAGGGCGAGCCGAGCTGGGACGGCGGTTCCCTCGGCCGCGGCCGGCCCGGCTGGCACATCGAGTGCGTCGCCATCTCTCTCGACCACCTCGGCATGACCTTCGACGTGCAGGGCGGCGGCAGCGACCTGATCTTCCCGCACCACGAGATGGGCGCGTCCCACGCGCAGGTGCTCACCGGCGAGTTCCCCTTCGCCAAGGCGTACGTGCACTCCGGGCTCGTCGCCCTCGACGGCGAGAAGATGTCGAAGTCCAAGGGCAACCTGGTCTTCGTCTCCCAGGTGCGCCGCGACGGCGTCGACCCCGTGGCCGTACGGCTCGCGCTCCTCGCCCACCACTACCGCACCGACTGGGAGTGGACCGCCCACGGTCTTGAGGAGGCGGAGCGGCGGCTGGCGCGCTGGCGGGACGCCGTCTCCAGGCCGGAGGGACCGCCCGCGGAGGGGCTCGTGGAGGAGGTCCGCGCCGCGCTGGCGGAGGACCTGGACTCGCCCGCGGCGCTGGCCGCCGTGGACCGCTGGGCGGCGCTGCAGCGCGCCGGGGGCGGTACGGACACGGGGGCGCCGGGCGTGGTCTCGCGGGCGGTGGACGCGCTGCTGGGCGTGGCGCTGTAG
- a CDS encoding SCO1664 family protein, giving the protein MSAPERIPPGGVSPLALASDEARALLTGGELTVAGRIRGASNAVLFCTVAHAGRTAECVYKPVAGERPLWDFPDGTLAQREAAAYEVSEATGWGLVPPTVLRDGPFGEGMCQLWIPAADERHATDAQDGTGGQDGQGGTAGAAPGGTDLLALVEGDEPGPGWKAVGYAETGEGRPALLVHADDVRLRRLAVLDAVINNGDRKGGHLLPAAGGRLYAIDHGVTFHTDDKLRTLLWGWAGEPLPAEAVAVLHRLAAGLAPEGPLAARLAPLITAAEVAALRARIAALLASGRHPEPSGEWPAIPWPPV; this is encoded by the coding sequence ATGTCCGCGCCAGAACGGATACCGCCGGGGGGAGTGAGCCCGCTCGCCCTGGCGTCCGACGAGGCCCGCGCGCTGCTCACCGGCGGCGAGCTGACCGTCGCCGGGCGCATCCGCGGTGCGTCGAACGCGGTCCTGTTCTGCACCGTCGCCCACGCCGGGCGGACGGCGGAGTGCGTGTACAAGCCGGTCGCGGGGGAGCGGCCGCTGTGGGACTTCCCTGACGGCACGCTGGCGCAGCGCGAGGCCGCGGCCTACGAGGTCTCGGAGGCCACCGGCTGGGGCCTGGTGCCGCCGACGGTGCTGCGGGACGGGCCCTTCGGCGAGGGCATGTGCCAGCTCTGGATCCCGGCCGCGGACGAGCGGCACGCGACGGACGCACAGGACGGGACGGGCGGGCAGGACGGCCAGGGCGGCACGGCGGGGGCGGCGCCCGGCGGCACGGACCTGCTCGCCCTCGTCGAGGGTGACGAGCCGGGACCCGGCTGGAAGGCCGTGGGCTATGCCGAGACCGGCGAGGGCCGCCCCGCGCTGCTGGTGCACGCCGACGACGTCCGGCTGCGCCGCCTCGCCGTGCTCGACGCCGTGATCAACAACGGCGACCGCAAGGGCGGCCACCTGCTGCCCGCCGCCGGCGGCCGGCTCTACGCCATCGACCACGGTGTGACGTTCCACACCGACGACAAGCTGCGCACCCTGCTCTGGGGCTGGGCCGGCGAGCCGCTGCCCGCCGAGGCCGTCGCCGTGCTGCACCGGCTCGCGGCCGGGCTCGCCCCCGAGGGCCCGCTGGCCGCCCGGCTGGCACCGCTGATCACGGCGGCGGAGGTGGCCGCGCTGCGGGCCCGAATTGCCGCGCTGCTGGCCTCGGGACGGCACCCGGAGCCCAGCGGCGAGTGGCCGGCCATCCCCTGGCCGCCGGTCTGA
- a CDS encoding DUF3090 domain-containing protein, producing the protein MPREVYFYDPPDRFVAGTVGLPGRRTFFLQASKSGRTTSVALEKAQVSALAQRIDELLDEVVRRSGGTSDVPAVAPAELTDTAPLDAPIEEEFRVGTMALAWDAESERMVVEAQALVELDADSDEDLAAAEEALLQDDENGPPMLRVRLTGQMARAFAKRANDVVNAGRPPCPLCSLPLDPEGHVCPRQNGYRRGE; encoded by the coding sequence GTGCCGCGTGAGGTGTACTTCTACGACCCGCCGGACCGCTTCGTGGCCGGCACGGTCGGGCTGCCGGGGCGCCGCACCTTTTTCCTGCAGGCGTCCAAGTCCGGCCGTACGACCAGCGTTGCACTGGAGAAGGCGCAGGTGTCCGCGCTGGCCCAGCGGATCGACGAGCTTCTTGACGAGGTGGTACGGCGCAGCGGCGGCACGAGCGACGTGCCGGCCGTCGCCCCCGCCGAGCTGACCGACACCGCGCCCCTGGACGCCCCCATCGAGGAGGAGTTCCGGGTCGGCACGATGGCGCTGGCGTGGGACGCGGAGAGCGAGCGGATGGTCGTCGAGGCGCAGGCCCTCGTCGAGTTGGACGCCGACTCCGACGAGGACCTGGCCGCGGCCGAGGAGGCGCTGCTCCAGGACGACGAGAACGGCCCGCCGATGCTGCGCGTACGCCTCACCGGGCAGATGGCGCGCGCCTTCGCCAAGCGGGCCAACGACGTGGTGAACGCCGGCCGGCCGCCCTGCCCGCTGTGCAGCCTGCCGCTCGACCCGGAGGGACACGTATGTCCGCGCCAGAACGGATACCGCCGGGGGGAGTGA
- a CDS encoding histidine phosphatase family protein: MPTLLLLRHARSTANVDGVLAGRGPGVGLDERGTAQAAALPARLAALTPAAVVTSPLERCRETLKPLLAARPELPVHVDERLTECDYGEWTGGKLAELADDPLMATVQQHPSAAVFPGGETMRAMQARAVEAVRDWNATVLAEHGPEALYVMCSHGDVIKSVVADALGMHLDLFQRIAVGPASVTAIRYTPLRPFVLRLGDTGSLDGLAPPPPAAEPGAEGAREDAADASAAEVGGGAGAG, translated from the coding sequence ATGCCCACCCTCCTCCTGCTCCGGCACGCCCGGTCCACGGCGAACGTGGACGGCGTGCTCGCCGGCCGCGGCCCGGGTGTCGGGCTGGACGAACGCGGCACGGCGCAGGCCGCCGCGCTGCCCGCCCGGCTGGCCGCCCTGACGCCCGCCGCCGTGGTCACCAGCCCGCTCGAACGCTGCCGCGAGACCCTCAAGCCGCTGCTGGCCGCCCGCCCGGAGCTGCCGGTGCACGTCGACGAGCGGCTGACGGAGTGCGACTACGGCGAGTGGACCGGCGGCAAGCTCGCCGAGCTGGCGGACGACCCGCTGATGGCCACCGTGCAGCAGCACCCGTCGGCGGCGGTCTTCCCCGGCGGCGAGACGATGCGCGCGATGCAGGCGCGCGCCGTCGAGGCGGTACGGGACTGGAACGCCACCGTGCTCGCCGAGCACGGCCCGGAGGCGCTGTACGTGATGTGCAGCCACGGCGACGTCATCAAGTCCGTGGTGGCGGACGCCCTCGGGATGCACCTGGACCTCTTCCAGCGCATCGCCGTGGGCCCCGCCTCCGTCACCGCGATCCGGTACACGCCCCTGCGCCCCTTCGTGCTGAGGCTCGGCGACACCGGCTCGCTCGACGGCCTCGCGCCGCCGCCTCCCGCGGCGGAGCCGGGGGCGGAGGGGGCGCGGGAGGACGCGGCGGACGCGTCGGCCGCGGAGGTGGGCGGCGGTGCCGGAGCCGGTTGA